The following proteins come from a genomic window of Canis lupus dingo isolate Sandy chromosome 20, ASM325472v2, whole genome shotgun sequence:
- the ZFR2 gene encoding zinc finger RNA-binding protein 2 isoform X4: MAAGRCSGFAWGAGPQSSAQPPMAFPLPTAGASLASGPAAGMGPTMTPPFPAATQPPGPVTPAGYGGYQLHSSQPQEPALAPTMASSYQDSSLYRPSAGASSYSSYEDGQCHLPASSQPQLPATATLCQPGTKGTSIQPSGGDSQALQPAATAKAGQPPGTLASSCMENYTYPLVTSTLPEASVSALPSYTPTSYSPTSAPDMGPSYLGYEAAVHSAAGPHCPPLPPLPFPEPPGSLWGGSGSSPGASSAGSFSGKLLAPPKLPKPKGGPREPPLHYCDICKISCAGPQTYREHLEGQKHKKREAAQKAGTQPNGSPCGVQAQLRCSLCAVSCTGAEAYAAHIRGARHQKVLKLHTQLGKPIPAIEPVPGDSSSAQATCTSKPAPLTTENLSTASAKPTAPAGPSMCTLSKPALAKRPALKATCVGPSKPQAAGSRPPEGKRAHPIPDRPRDPPTRGGSAEASGSCEAQPVGPGYVEEVCNEEGKVIRFHCRLCECSFGDPTARDTHVRGRRHRLQYKKKVNPDLPIALKPSHRTQKLLEARLRKQRQLTKKRLEEMRRWRHELCRRRLEEGPQAQDEHPGPPSPDQHPPSLKSRPGAPAGSALSTWRETSDDRHVLCKHAAIYPTEEELLAVQKAVSHSERALKLVSDTLAEDSSGSPEHAGGEHSGGSSSARVLKGVMRVGLLAKGLLLRGDRTVQLTLLCSQKPTRALLRRISEQLPRQLPMVTEDKYEVSSDSEDSVIISSCEEPRMKVIVCVTSPLMREDSSVDQGVQVPQPNPDDILSPEKCLQSLAALRHAKWFQARASGLQSCVIVLRVLRDLCQRVPTWGALPDWALELLVEKALSSACGRLNPGDGLRRVLECVASGTLLPDGPGLQDPCERDQRDTLESMTPQQREDLTATAQHALRLLAFRQIHTILGMEPLPPPRSRPGPRFRKRLREEVVASECEVQRKQGGQGREGPA; the protein is encoded by the exons CGCCCAGCCTCCGATGGCTTTTCCCCTCCCGACCGCTGGAGCCAGCCTTGCCTCGGGCCCCGCTGCTGGAATGGGTCCCACTATGACCCCACCTTTCCCtgcagccacccagccacccggGCCTGTCACCCCAGCGGGATATGGCGGGTACCAGCTCCACTCTAGCCAGCCCCAGGAGCCCGCCCTGGCACCCACCATGGCCTCCTCCTACCAG GACAGTTCCCTCTACAGACCGTCGGCAGGTGCCAGTAGCTACAGTAGCTACGAGGACGGACAGTGTCACTTACCTGCCTCCAGCCAGCCTCAGCTCCCAGCCACTGCCACGCTCTGCCAGCCAG GGACTAAAGGAACTTCCATCCAGCCCAGCGGAGGGGACAGCCAAGCCCTACAACCAGCGGCCACGGCCAAGGCAGGGCAGCCACCCGGCACCCTGGCCTCGAGCTGCATGGAGAACTACACCTACCCGCTGGTGACCAGCACTCTGCCAGaggcctctgtctctgccctgccTTCCTACACCCCGACCTCCTACAGCCCCACCTCTGCCCCGGACATGG GACCAAGCTACCTGGGCTACGAAGCAGCGGTGCACTCGGCGGCTGGTCCTCACTGCCCCCCACTGCCGCCCCTCCCGTTCCCGGAGCCcccgggctccctgtggggcggCTCAGGGAGCAGTCCCGGTGCCAGTTCTGCCGGCAGCTTCTCTGGGAAGCTACTGGCTCCCCCCAAACTGCCGAAACCTAAGGGCGGCCCCAGGGAGCCCCCGCTTCACTACTGTGACATCTGCAAGATCAGCTGCGCTGGTCCCCAG ACTTACCGCGAGCACCTGGAGGGACAGAagcacaaaaagagagaggcggCCCAGAAGGCGGGCACGCAGCCCAATGGCAGCCCGTGTGGGGTGCAGGCACAGCTGCGCTGCAGCCTGTGTGCCGTGTCATGCACGGGGGCAGAAGCCTACGCCGCTCACATCCGGGGGGCCAGGCACCAGAAG GTCCTCAAGCTGCACACTCAGCTGGGGAAGCCCATCCCTGCCATAGAACCAGTGCCAGGGGACTCCAGCTCGGCCCAGGCCACCTGTACCAGCAAGCCAGCCCCTCTCACCACGGAGAATCTCTCCACGGCCTCTGCCAAGCCCACAGCCCCTGCTGGCCCCAGCATGTGCACCCTGAGCAAGCCAGCACTAGCCAAGAGACCAGCTTTGAAGGCCACGTGTGTGG GGCCTTCCAAGCcgcaggcagcaggcagcagaCCCCCAGAGGGCAAGCGGGCACACCCCATACCAGACAGGCCTAGAGATCCGCCCACCCGAGGAGGCTCTGcagaagcttctggaagctgTGAGGCGCAGCCAGTGGGCCCAGGCTACGTGGAAGAG GTGTGCAATGAGGAAGGCAAGGTGATCCGGTTCCACTGCAGGCTGTGTGAGTGCAGTTTTGGCGACCCCACGGCCAGGGACACGCATGTGCGGGGACGGCGACATCGGCTGCAGTACAAG AAAAAAGTGAACCCTGACCTTCCGATTGCACTGAAGCCCAGCCACAGAACCCAGAAGCTCCTGGAGGCCAGgctgaggaagcagaggcagctGACCAAGAAGCGGCTTGAGGAGATGCGACGCTG GCGCCACGAGCTGTGCAGGAGACGCCTGGAGGAGGGGCCCCAGGCCCAGGATGAGCACCCCGGACCCCCATCACCTGACCAGCACCCTCCTTCCCTCAAGAGCAGGCCAGGGGCGCCTGCCGGCTCAGCTCTG TCCACGTGGCGGGAGACCAGCGATGACCGGCACGTCCTGTGTAAGCACGCCGCCATCTACCCCACGGAGGAGGAGCTCCTGGCCGTCCAGAAGGCCGTCTCCCACTCAGAGCGTGCCCTCAAGCTGGTGTCTGACACTCTGGCCGAGGACAGCTCCGGGAGCCCGGAGCACGCGGGTGGTGAGCACAG CGGCGGCTCCTCCTCAGCTCGGGTCCTGAAGGGCGTGATGCGGGTCGGCCTCCTGGCAAAGGGCCTCCTCCTGCGGGGAGACAGGACGGTGCAGCTGACCCTGCTCTGCTCGCAGAAGCCCACTCGCGCCTTGCTGCGGAGAATCTCGGAGCAGCTGCCCCGCCAGCTCCCG ATGGTGACAGAAGATAAGTATGAGGTCTCCTCTGACTCTGAAGACAGCGTCATCATTTcctcctgtgaggagcccaggATGAAGGTCATTGTGTGTGTCACCTCGCCCCTGATGCGGGAGGACTCCTCTGTGGACCAAG GAGTGCAGGTGCCTCAGCCCAACCCCGACGACATCCTGAGCCCAGAGAAGTGCCTGCAGTCACTGGCCGCCCTCCGCCATGCCAAGTGGTTCCAG GCTCGAGCCAGCGGCCTGCAGTCGTGTGTGATCGTCCTCAGGGTCCTTCGTGACCTCTGCCAGCGTGTGCCCACGTGGGGCGCCCTGCCAGACTGG gccctggagctgcTGGTGGAGAAGGCTCTGAGCAGCGCATGTGGGCGCCTGAACCCTGGGGACGGCTTGAGGCGTGTCCTGGAGTGCGTGGCCTCGGGGACACTCCTGCCAG ATGGGCCTGGGCTCCAGGATCCCTGCGAGAGAGACCAGAGGGACACCCTCGAGTCCATGACCCCCCAGCAGCGTGAGGACCTCACGGCCACTGCCCAG CACGCCCTGCGCCTGTTGGCCTTCCGGCAGATCCACACGATCCTGGGCATGGAGCCGCTGCCACCCCCCAGGAGCAGGCCAGGGCCACGCTTCCGGAAGAGGCTGCGGGAGGAGGTTGTGGCCTCGGAGTGCGAAGTCCAGAGGAAGCAGGGcgggcagggcagagagggacCTGCGTGA
- the ZFR2 gene encoding zinc finger RNA-binding protein 2 isoform X5, translated as MAFPLPTAGASLASGPAAGMGPTMTPPFPAATQPPGPVTPAGYGGYQLHSSQPQEPALAPTMASSYQDSSLYRPSAGASSYSSYEDGQCHLPASSQPQLPATATLCQPGTKGTSIQPSGGDSQALQPAATAKAGQPPGTLASSCMENYTYPLVTSTLPEASVSALPSYTPTSYSPTSAPDMGPSYLGYEAAVHSAAGPHCPPLPPLPFPEPPGSLWGGSGSSPGASSAGSFSGKLLAPPKLPKPKGGPREPPLHYCDICKISCAGPQTYREHLEGQKHKKREAAQKAGTQPNGSPCGVQAQLRCSLCAVSCTGAEAYAAHIRGARHQKVLKLHTQLGKPIPAIEPVPGDSSSAQATCTSKPAPLTTENLSTASAKPTAPAGPSMCTLSKPALAKRPALKATCVGPSKPQAAGSRPPEGKRAHPIPDRPRDPPTRGGSAEASGSCEAQPVGPGYVEEVCNEEGKVIRFHCRLCECSFGDPTARDTHVRGRRHRLQYKKKVNPDLPIALKPSHRTQKLLEARLRKQRQLTKKRLEEMRRWRHELCRRRLEEGPQAQDEHPGPPSPDQHPPSLKSRPGAPAGSALSTWRETSDDRHVLCKHAAIYPTEEELLAVQKAVSHSERALKLVSDTLAEDSSGSPEHAGGEHSGGSSSARVLKGVMRVGLLAKGLLLRGDRTVQLTLLCSQKPTRALLRRISEQLPRQLPMVTEDKYEVSSDSEDSVIISSCEEPRMKVIVCVTSPLMREDSSVDQEGVQVPQPNPDDILSPEKCLQSLAALRHAKWFQARASGLQSCVIVLRVLRDLCQRVPTWGALPDWALELLVEKALSSACGRLNPGDGLRRVLECVASGTLLPVFHQGALSFAAPTSPHQDGPGLQDPCERDQRDTLESMTPQQREDLTATAQHALRLLAFRQIHTILGMEPLPPPRSRPGPRFRKRLREEVVASECEVQRKQGGQGREGPA; from the exons ATGGCTTTTCCCCTCCCGACCGCTGGAGCCAGCCTTGCCTCGGGCCCCGCTGCTGGAATGGGTCCCACTATGACCCCACCTTTCCCtgcagccacccagccacccggGCCTGTCACCCCAGCGGGATATGGCGGGTACCAGCTCCACTCTAGCCAGCCCCAGGAGCCCGCCCTGGCACCCACCATGGCCTCCTCCTACCAG GACAGTTCCCTCTACAGACCGTCGGCAGGTGCCAGTAGCTACAGTAGCTACGAGGACGGACAGTGTCACTTACCTGCCTCCAGCCAGCCTCAGCTCCCAGCCACTGCCACGCTCTGCCAGCCAG GGACTAAAGGAACTTCCATCCAGCCCAGCGGAGGGGACAGCCAAGCCCTACAACCAGCGGCCACGGCCAAGGCAGGGCAGCCACCCGGCACCCTGGCCTCGAGCTGCATGGAGAACTACACCTACCCGCTGGTGACCAGCACTCTGCCAGaggcctctgtctctgccctgccTTCCTACACCCCGACCTCCTACAGCCCCACCTCTGCCCCGGACATGG GACCAAGCTACCTGGGCTACGAAGCAGCGGTGCACTCGGCGGCTGGTCCTCACTGCCCCCCACTGCCGCCCCTCCCGTTCCCGGAGCCcccgggctccctgtggggcggCTCAGGGAGCAGTCCCGGTGCCAGTTCTGCCGGCAGCTTCTCTGGGAAGCTACTGGCTCCCCCCAAACTGCCGAAACCTAAGGGCGGCCCCAGGGAGCCCCCGCTTCACTACTGTGACATCTGCAAGATCAGCTGCGCTGGTCCCCAG ACTTACCGCGAGCACCTGGAGGGACAGAagcacaaaaagagagaggcggCCCAGAAGGCGGGCACGCAGCCCAATGGCAGCCCGTGTGGGGTGCAGGCACAGCTGCGCTGCAGCCTGTGTGCCGTGTCATGCACGGGGGCAGAAGCCTACGCCGCTCACATCCGGGGGGCCAGGCACCAGAAG GTCCTCAAGCTGCACACTCAGCTGGGGAAGCCCATCCCTGCCATAGAACCAGTGCCAGGGGACTCCAGCTCGGCCCAGGCCACCTGTACCAGCAAGCCAGCCCCTCTCACCACGGAGAATCTCTCCACGGCCTCTGCCAAGCCCACAGCCCCTGCTGGCCCCAGCATGTGCACCCTGAGCAAGCCAGCACTAGCCAAGAGACCAGCTTTGAAGGCCACGTGTGTGG GGCCTTCCAAGCcgcaggcagcaggcagcagaCCCCCAGAGGGCAAGCGGGCACACCCCATACCAGACAGGCCTAGAGATCCGCCCACCCGAGGAGGCTCTGcagaagcttctggaagctgTGAGGCGCAGCCAGTGGGCCCAGGCTACGTGGAAGAG GTGTGCAATGAGGAAGGCAAGGTGATCCGGTTCCACTGCAGGCTGTGTGAGTGCAGTTTTGGCGACCCCACGGCCAGGGACACGCATGTGCGGGGACGGCGACATCGGCTGCAGTACAAG AAAAAAGTGAACCCTGACCTTCCGATTGCACTGAAGCCCAGCCACAGAACCCAGAAGCTCCTGGAGGCCAGgctgaggaagcagaggcagctGACCAAGAAGCGGCTTGAGGAGATGCGACGCTG GCGCCACGAGCTGTGCAGGAGACGCCTGGAGGAGGGGCCCCAGGCCCAGGATGAGCACCCCGGACCCCCATCACCTGACCAGCACCCTCCTTCCCTCAAGAGCAGGCCAGGGGCGCCTGCCGGCTCAGCTCTG TCCACGTGGCGGGAGACCAGCGATGACCGGCACGTCCTGTGTAAGCACGCCGCCATCTACCCCACGGAGGAGGAGCTCCTGGCCGTCCAGAAGGCCGTCTCCCACTCAGAGCGTGCCCTCAAGCTGGTGTCTGACACTCTGGCCGAGGACAGCTCCGGGAGCCCGGAGCACGCGGGTGGTGAGCACAG CGGCGGCTCCTCCTCAGCTCGGGTCCTGAAGGGCGTGATGCGGGTCGGCCTCCTGGCAAAGGGCCTCCTCCTGCGGGGAGACAGGACGGTGCAGCTGACCCTGCTCTGCTCGCAGAAGCCCACTCGCGCCTTGCTGCGGAGAATCTCGGAGCAGCTGCCCCGCCAGCTCCCG ATGGTGACAGAAGATAAGTATGAGGTCTCCTCTGACTCTGAAGACAGCGTCATCATTTcctcctgtgaggagcccaggATGAAGGTCATTGTGTGTGTCACCTCGCCCCTGATGCGGGAGGACTCCTCTGTGGACCAAG AAGGAGTGCAGGTGCCTCAGCCCAACCCCGACGACATCCTGAGCCCAGAGAAGTGCCTGCAGTCACTGGCCGCCCTCCGCCATGCCAAGTGGTTCCAG GCTCGAGCCAGCGGCCTGCAGTCGTGTGTGATCGTCCTCAGGGTCCTTCGTGACCTCTGCCAGCGTGTGCCCACGTGGGGCGCCCTGCCAGACTGG gccctggagctgcTGGTGGAGAAGGCTCTGAGCAGCGCATGTGGGCGCCTGAACCCTGGGGACGGCTTGAGGCGTGTCCTGGAGTGCGTGGCCTCGGGGACACTCCTGCCAG TGTTTCACCAGGGTGCTCTCTCCTTCgccgcccccacctcccctcaccaAGATGGGCCTGGGCTCCAGGATCCCTGCGAGAGAGACCAGAGGGACACCCTCGAGTCCATGACCCCCCAGCAGCGTGAGGACCTCACGGCCACTGCCCAG CACGCCCTGCGCCTGTTGGCCTTCCGGCAGATCCACACGATCCTGGGCATGGAGCCGCTGCCACCCCCCAGGAGCAGGCCAGGGCCACGCTTCCGGAAGAGGCTGCGGGAGGAGGTTGTGGCCTCGGAGTGCGAAGTCCAGAGGAAGCAGGGcgggcagggcagagagggacCTGCGTGA
- the ZFR2 gene encoding zinc finger RNA-binding protein 2 isoform X6 produces MENYTYPLVTSTLPEASVSALPSYTPTSYSPTSAPDMGPSYLGYEAAVHSAAGPHCPPLPPLPFPEPPGSLWGGSGSSPGASSAGSFSGKLLAPPKLPKPKGGPREPPLHYCDICKISCAGPQTYREHLEGQKHKKREAAQKAGTQPNGSPCGVQAQLRCSLCAVSCTGAEAYAAHIRGARHQKVLKLHTQLGKPIPAIEPVPGDSSSAQATCTSKPAPLTTENLSTASAKPTAPAGPSMCTLSKPALAKRPALKATCVGPSKPQAAGSRPPEGKRAHPIPDRPRDPPTRGGSAEASGSCEAQPVGPGYVEEVCNEEGKVIRFHCRLCECSFGDPTARDTHVRGRRHRLQYKKKVNPDLPIALKPSHRTQKLLEARLRKQRQLTKKRLEEMRRWRHELCRRRLEEGPQAQDEHPGPPSPDQHPPSLKSRPGAPAGSALSTWRETSDDRHVLCKHAAIYPTEEELLAVQKAVSHSERALKLVSDTLAEDSSGSPEHAGGEHSGGSSSARVLKGVMRVGLLAKGLLLRGDRTVQLTLLCSQKPTRALLRRISEQLPRQLPMVTEDKYEVSSDSEDSVIISSCEEPRMKVIVCVTSPLMREDSSVDQEGVQVPQPNPDDILSPEKCLQSLAALRHAKWFQARASGLQSCVIVLRVLRDLCQRVPTWGALPDWALELLVEKALSSACGRLNPGDGLRRVLECVASGTLLPVFHQGALSFAAPTSPHQDGPGLQDPCERDQRDTLESMTPQQREDLTATAQHALRLLAFRQIHTILGMEPLPPPRSRPGPRFRKRLREEVVASECEVQRKQGGQGREGPA; encoded by the exons ATGGAGAACTACACCTACCCGCTGGTGACCAGCACTCTGCCAGaggcctctgtctctgccctgccTTCCTACACCCCGACCTCCTACAGCCCCACCTCTGCCCCGGACATGG GACCAAGCTACCTGGGCTACGAAGCAGCGGTGCACTCGGCGGCTGGTCCTCACTGCCCCCCACTGCCGCCCCTCCCGTTCCCGGAGCCcccgggctccctgtggggcggCTCAGGGAGCAGTCCCGGTGCCAGTTCTGCCGGCAGCTTCTCTGGGAAGCTACTGGCTCCCCCCAAACTGCCGAAACCTAAGGGCGGCCCCAGGGAGCCCCCGCTTCACTACTGTGACATCTGCAAGATCAGCTGCGCTGGTCCCCAG ACTTACCGCGAGCACCTGGAGGGACAGAagcacaaaaagagagaggcggCCCAGAAGGCGGGCACGCAGCCCAATGGCAGCCCGTGTGGGGTGCAGGCACAGCTGCGCTGCAGCCTGTGTGCCGTGTCATGCACGGGGGCAGAAGCCTACGCCGCTCACATCCGGGGGGCCAGGCACCAGAAG GTCCTCAAGCTGCACACTCAGCTGGGGAAGCCCATCCCTGCCATAGAACCAGTGCCAGGGGACTCCAGCTCGGCCCAGGCCACCTGTACCAGCAAGCCAGCCCCTCTCACCACGGAGAATCTCTCCACGGCCTCTGCCAAGCCCACAGCCCCTGCTGGCCCCAGCATGTGCACCCTGAGCAAGCCAGCACTAGCCAAGAGACCAGCTTTGAAGGCCACGTGTGTGG GGCCTTCCAAGCcgcaggcagcaggcagcagaCCCCCAGAGGGCAAGCGGGCACACCCCATACCAGACAGGCCTAGAGATCCGCCCACCCGAGGAGGCTCTGcagaagcttctggaagctgTGAGGCGCAGCCAGTGGGCCCAGGCTACGTGGAAGAG GTGTGCAATGAGGAAGGCAAGGTGATCCGGTTCCACTGCAGGCTGTGTGAGTGCAGTTTTGGCGACCCCACGGCCAGGGACACGCATGTGCGGGGACGGCGACATCGGCTGCAGTACAAG AAAAAAGTGAACCCTGACCTTCCGATTGCACTGAAGCCCAGCCACAGAACCCAGAAGCTCCTGGAGGCCAGgctgaggaagcagaggcagctGACCAAGAAGCGGCTTGAGGAGATGCGACGCTG GCGCCACGAGCTGTGCAGGAGACGCCTGGAGGAGGGGCCCCAGGCCCAGGATGAGCACCCCGGACCCCCATCACCTGACCAGCACCCTCCTTCCCTCAAGAGCAGGCCAGGGGCGCCTGCCGGCTCAGCTCTG TCCACGTGGCGGGAGACCAGCGATGACCGGCACGTCCTGTGTAAGCACGCCGCCATCTACCCCACGGAGGAGGAGCTCCTGGCCGTCCAGAAGGCCGTCTCCCACTCAGAGCGTGCCCTCAAGCTGGTGTCTGACACTCTGGCCGAGGACAGCTCCGGGAGCCCGGAGCACGCGGGTGGTGAGCACAG CGGCGGCTCCTCCTCAGCTCGGGTCCTGAAGGGCGTGATGCGGGTCGGCCTCCTGGCAAAGGGCCTCCTCCTGCGGGGAGACAGGACGGTGCAGCTGACCCTGCTCTGCTCGCAGAAGCCCACTCGCGCCTTGCTGCGGAGAATCTCGGAGCAGCTGCCCCGCCAGCTCCCG ATGGTGACAGAAGATAAGTATGAGGTCTCCTCTGACTCTGAAGACAGCGTCATCATTTcctcctgtgaggagcccaggATGAAGGTCATTGTGTGTGTCACCTCGCCCCTGATGCGGGAGGACTCCTCTGTGGACCAAG AAGGAGTGCAGGTGCCTCAGCCCAACCCCGACGACATCCTGAGCCCAGAGAAGTGCCTGCAGTCACTGGCCGCCCTCCGCCATGCCAAGTGGTTCCAG GCTCGAGCCAGCGGCCTGCAGTCGTGTGTGATCGTCCTCAGGGTCCTTCGTGACCTCTGCCAGCGTGTGCCCACGTGGGGCGCCCTGCCAGACTGG gccctggagctgcTGGTGGAGAAGGCTCTGAGCAGCGCATGTGGGCGCCTGAACCCTGGGGACGGCTTGAGGCGTGTCCTGGAGTGCGTGGCCTCGGGGACACTCCTGCCAG TGTTTCACCAGGGTGCTCTCTCCTTCgccgcccccacctcccctcaccaAGATGGGCCTGGGCTCCAGGATCCCTGCGAGAGAGACCAGAGGGACACCCTCGAGTCCATGACCCCCCAGCAGCGTGAGGACCTCACGGCCACTGCCCAG CACGCCCTGCGCCTGTTGGCCTTCCGGCAGATCCACACGATCCTGGGCATGGAGCCGCTGCCACCCCCCAGGAGCAGGCCAGGGCCACGCTTCCGGAAGAGGCTGCGGGAGGAGGTTGTGGCCTCGGAGTGCGAAGTCCAGAGGAAGCAGGGcgggcagggcagagagggacCTGCGTGA